A genomic segment from Kyrpidia tusciae DSM 2912 encodes:
- a CDS encoding cobyric acid synthase — translation MPKPEAAVSPPARCIMLQGTASNVGKSWLATGFCRVLAQDGWRVVPFKSQNMALNSYVTMDGGEIGRAQGVQAEAAGVIATVDMNPILLKPCGPASAQVILRGKPLTDAGAREYRERLIPELLGTVKESLDRLRQEAEVVVMEGAGSPAEINLKDRDIANMRIAALADAPVLLVGDIDRGGVFASFVGTLELLTPEERRRVKGFLINKFRGDPSLLEPGLKWLEARTGVPVIGVVPWEDLPIDGEDSLALPGGFGDGPLEIVAIRLPHLSNYTDLDPLRLEPDVRIRWVERPEALGDPDAVILPGTKNSIGDLVWLRDRGLAAAIGDFAARGGRVVGLCGGYQMLGIRLMDPEGIEGGRPGEVPGLGLLPTETAFFPAKRVVRRAGRVTAEELGPDLQGVPVEGYEIHMGRTSWCDEPRSLLLIEPAGGEEGYPEGAVSLDGKVWGTYVHGIFDSWAFRRRWLDGLRREKGLPPLEGRVRDMYAVREEAFDRLAALLRQHVDWERVYRLLALEPPGAPRHR, via the coding sequence ATGCCGAAGCCTGAGGCGGCGGTCTCTCCCCCGGCCAGGTGCATCATGTTACAGGGCACGGCCTCTAACGTTGGGAAAAGCTGGCTGGCCACCGGCTTTTGCCGAGTTCTGGCCCAGGACGGCTGGCGGGTGGTCCCCTTTAAGTCGCAAAATATGGCGTTAAATAGCTATGTCACGATGGACGGCGGGGAGATTGGCCGGGCCCAGGGGGTTCAGGCCGAGGCCGCCGGCGTGATCGCCACCGTCGACATGAACCCGATTTTGCTCAAGCCGTGCGGCCCCGCCTCGGCCCAGGTGATCCTCCGAGGGAAACCCTTGACGGACGCCGGCGCCCGGGAGTACCGGGAACGCCTGATTCCCGAACTTCTGGGAACGGTGAAAGAATCCCTGGACCGACTCCGTCAAGAGGCGGAAGTGGTGGTGATGGAAGGGGCGGGCAGTCCGGCGGAGATCAATTTGAAAGACCGGGACATTGCGAATATGCGCATCGCCGCCCTGGCCGACGCCCCGGTTCTCCTGGTGGGAGACATCGACCGGGGCGGAGTGTTTGCTTCCTTCGTCGGGACCCTGGAGTTGCTCACTCCAGAGGAGAGGCGGCGGGTCAAGGGATTTTTGATCAACAAATTCCGGGGCGACCCGTCGTTGCTCGAACCGGGGCTGAAGTGGCTTGAGGCGCGGACCGGGGTGCCGGTGATCGGGGTGGTTCCCTGGGAGGATTTGCCCATCGATGGCGAGGACTCCCTGGCCCTTCCCGGCGGCTTCGGGGATGGGCCCTTGGAGATTGTCGCCATCCGTCTGCCTCACCTGTCGAACTATACAGACCTCGATCCCCTGCGGCTGGAACCCGACGTGCGGATTCGCTGGGTGGAGCGGCCGGAGGCGTTGGGGGATCCGGACGCCGTGATCCTGCCCGGCACGAAAAATAGCATCGGGGACTTGGTCTGGCTCCGGGATCGGGGGCTGGCGGCGGCCATCGGCGATTTTGCCGCCCGGGGGGGCCGGGTGGTGGGGCTGTGCGGAGGTTATCAAATGCTGGGGATTCGCTTGATGGACCCGGAGGGGATCGAAGGGGGGCGCCCGGGGGAGGTGCCTGGGCTCGGCCTCCTTCCGACGGAGACGGCGTTTTTCCCGGCCAAGCGTGTCGTGCGCAGGGCCGGCCGGGTGACGGCCGAGGAGTTGGGGCCGGATTTGCAAGGTGTGCCGGTGGAGGGGTACGAGATTCACATGGGCCGCACGTCCTGGTGCGACGAGCCCCGCTCTTTGCTGTTGATTGAGCCCGCCGGGGGGGAGGAGGGGTACCCCGAGGGCGCCGTGTCCCTGGATGGAAAGGTCTGGGGGACGTATGTCCACGGGATTTTCGACAGCTGGGCCTTTCGGCGCCGCTGGTTGGATGGGCTGCGCAGGGAGAAGGGTCTGCCCCCTCTTGAAGGCAGGGTGCGGGACATGTATGCTGTCCGGGAGGAAGCCTTCGATCGGTTGGCGGCTTTGTTGCGACAACATGTCGACTGGGAGCGGGTTTATCGTCTCCTGGCTCTGGAGCCTCCCGGCGCGCCCCGGCACAGGTGA
- a CDS encoding sirohydrochlorin chelatase produces MENEREAVLLIGHGSRDPEGNREFSALVENLRHRWPDRTVAGAFLELAEPGIPQVMGRLAARGIREVWAIPVILLPARHVREEIPEILAGSAREWGVRVRYGRPLGLHPGVLDMLVDRLAEAVGEGELSTGKAEGTAVVFVGRGSSNAEANAQLYRVARLFWERCGADWVEPCFVGVTYPDVPTALRRALLSGVRRVVVLPYLLFTGVLMKRLAGWVEEAQAEMPEVEFRLARYLAGHPKLEDIVAGRLQELMDEMARGGDGDGEDFRRRVWAGQ; encoded by the coding sequence ATGGAAAATGAGCGAGAGGCGGTGCTTCTCATTGGCCACGGCAGCCGGGATCCCGAGGGAAACCGGGAGTTTTCTGCATTGGTGGAGAACCTCCGCCACAGGTGGCCGGACCGCACCGTCGCCGGGGCATTTCTGGAGCTGGCAGAGCCCGGGATTCCCCAAGTGATGGGGCGGCTCGCCGCCCGGGGAATCCGGGAAGTGTGGGCGATACCGGTGATTCTCCTGCCGGCCCGGCACGTCCGGGAGGAGATTCCGGAGATTCTCGCCGGGTCGGCCCGGGAGTGGGGGGTTCGGGTGCGTTACGGGCGCCCCTTGGGCCTTCACCCCGGCGTCCTCGACATGTTGGTGGACCGCTTGGCCGAGGCCGTTGGGGAAGGGGAGTTGTCCACCGGGAAGGCGGAGGGGACGGCGGTGGTATTCGTCGGCCGGGGATCGAGCAATGCCGAGGCGAATGCGCAATTGTATCGGGTGGCTCGCCTGTTCTGGGAAAGGTGCGGCGCCGACTGGGTGGAGCCCTGCTTTGTCGGGGTGACATATCCGGATGTGCCCACGGCTCTCCGCCGGGCCCTCCTGTCCGGGGTGCGCCGGGTGGTGGTGTTGCCGTACCTGTTGTTCACCGGGGTCCTGATGAAGCGGCTGGCGGGATGGGTGGAGGAGGCCCAGGCGGAGATGCCGGAGGTGGAATTTCGGCTCGCCCGGTATCTCGCGGGACATCCGAAGTTGGAGGACATTGTCGCGGGGCGGCTGCAGGAGTTAATGGATGAGATGGCACGAGGAGGGGATGGGGATGGGGAAGATTTTCGTCGTCGGGTTTGGGCCGGGCAGTGA
- a CDS encoding cobyrinate a,c-diamide synthase codes for MEGMTTTGKALRDSCPRLLIAGTQSGAGKTTFTVGLMAELRRRGLAVQGFKVGPDYIDPTFHRAVTGRPARNLDTWMVPEEALSESFSRGCAGADVAVIEGVMGLYDGKDPRDDRGSAAQVARLLQVPVILVVDVHSMARSAAAVVLGFQRLDPRVPIAGVVANRVGSPGHAEIIRTAVEGACGIPVLGALPRRLDLAAPERHLGLIPALERGELSGWFDGLAQMVRESVNVDRVVELARSAPALGASDPVLFARPSRPPRVNLAVAWDAAFHFYYAENLELLEHRGARLLFFSPLAGEKVPEEADGLYIGGGFPEEFARELSSHRQVLEDLRRRHAGGLPIYAECGGLMYLSRGIETAEGRRYPMAGLVPAWVRMQRTLAALGYREVVAERDTVFLKAGEKARGHEFHYSHLVEIEEPYPWAYRVSARRGWGRDGYAEDRLLAAYTHLHFGSHPDMVDRWLDLCARHRAERAGFRER; via the coding sequence ATGGAAGGGATGACCACCACGGGCAAGGCTCTGCGCGATTCCTGCCCGCGCCTTCTCATTGCCGGCACCCAGTCCGGGGCGGGGAAGACCACCTTCACGGTGGGGCTGATGGCGGAGTTGCGCCGGCGGGGATTGGCGGTGCAGGGGTTTAAAGTGGGGCCGGATTATATCGACCCGACCTTTCACCGGGCGGTGACGGGCCGGCCGGCCCGCAACCTGGACACGTGGATGGTGCCCGAAGAAGCGCTGAGCGAAAGCTTTTCCCGCGGGTGTGCCGGGGCCGATGTGGCGGTGATCGAGGGGGTCATGGGGCTCTACGACGGCAAAGACCCCCGGGATGACCGGGGGAGTGCCGCCCAGGTGGCCCGGCTGCTCCAGGTTCCGGTGATCCTCGTGGTGGATGTGCACAGCATGGCCCGGAGCGCTGCGGCGGTGGTGCTCGGCTTTCAGCGCCTCGACCCCCGGGTTCCCATCGCCGGGGTCGTGGCGAACCGGGTGGGATCCCCGGGCCACGCCGAGATCATCCGGACCGCCGTGGAAGGGGCGTGCGGCATCCCCGTCCTGGGCGCACTGCCCAGGCGGCTGGATCTCGCCGCTCCCGAGCGCCATCTCGGTCTCATTCCCGCCCTGGAGCGCGGGGAGTTGTCGGGGTGGTTCGACGGGTTGGCCCAAATGGTCCGGGAGTCGGTGAACGTAGACCGGGTGGTGGAATTGGCCCGGAGCGCACCGGCCCTGGGGGCGTCGGATCCCGTGCTCTTTGCCCGGCCCTCGCGCCCGCCCCGGGTCAACCTCGCCGTGGCCTGGGATGCGGCCTTTCATTTTTATTACGCCGAGAACTTAGAGTTACTCGAGCACCGGGGAGCCAGGCTGCTCTTTTTCTCGCCTCTCGCCGGGGAGAAAGTGCCCGAGGAGGCGGACGGCCTGTACATCGGCGGGGGCTTTCCCGAGGAGTTCGCCCGGGAACTTTCGTCCCATCGTCAGGTGCTGGAGGACCTGCGCCGGCGGCACGCCGGGGGGCTGCCCATCTACGCGGAATGCGGGGGACTCATGTACTTGTCCCGAGGCATCGAGACGGCGGAAGGGCGTCGTTATCCCATGGCGGGGCTCGTACCGGCTTGGGTGAGGATGCAGCGGACTCTCGCCGCTCTCGGGTACCGGGAGGTGGTGGCGGAGCGGGATACGGTGTTTTTGAAAGCGGGTGAAAAGGCCCGGGGGCACGAGTTTCACTATTCGCATCTGGTGGAGATCGAGGAGCCGTATCCCTGGGCCTACCGGGTATCTGCCCGCCGGGGCTGGGGCCGGGATGGGTACGCCGAAGACCGGCTTCTCGCTGCCTACACGCACCTGCATTTTGGCTCCCATCCCGATATGGTCGACCGTTGGTTGGATCTTTGCGCCCGCCACCGGGCGGAGCGGGCTGGGTTTCGGGAAAGGTGA
- the cobT gene encoding nicotinate-nucleotide--dimethylbenzimidazole phosphoribosyltransferase — MAKGDVARGVRDCDDLTCEVIELYSWQSREIPLPSEKSAEAARRRLDRLTKPQGSLGRLESLAVDLAAATGEERPKVRPAGVLVMAGDHGVAAGGVSAYPPEVTAQMVLNFLRGGAAVNVLSRVAGAAVWVVDVGVAVEIDSREMATSLSAGESRAVFRAHKVRPGTADMTRGAAMSREEAERALDVGWRVAMEMIDSGIRLLALGEMGIGNTTAAAAVAAALTGWPEGDLVGLGTGIDPVRRQKKLQAVRGALAVNRPDPSDAVDVLAKVGGLEIAGLAGAALAGAARRVPVLMDGFIASAAVLAAVHIDPRALPYMFASHRSVEPGHGRILRWLGREPLFDLDLRLGEGTGAVLAMPMMEAAARILDEMATFEEAGVSDAEA, encoded by the coding sequence ATGGCGAAGGGCGATGTGGCCCGGGGAGTTCGAGATTGTGACGACCTAACATGTGAGGTGATCGAATTGTATTCGTGGCAGTCCCGGGAGATCCCCCTTCCCTCTGAAAAATCGGCGGAGGCCGCGAGGCGGCGGTTGGACCGGCTGACCAAACCCCAGGGCAGCCTGGGGCGCCTGGAGAGCCTCGCCGTGGACCTGGCGGCGGCGACGGGGGAGGAGCGTCCAAAGGTCCGGCCGGCGGGGGTGCTGGTGATGGCAGGGGATCACGGGGTGGCGGCGGGCGGCGTGTCCGCCTACCCCCCGGAGGTCACCGCCCAAATGGTCTTGAATTTTCTCCGCGGCGGGGCGGCGGTGAACGTCCTGTCCCGGGTGGCCGGGGCGGCGGTCTGGGTGGTGGATGTCGGAGTGGCGGTGGAGATCGACTCCCGGGAGATGGCCACCTCCCTCAGCGCCGGTGAGTCTCGGGCGGTGTTCCGGGCGCATAAAGTCCGTCCGGGGACGGCGGATATGACCCGGGGGGCGGCCATGTCCCGGGAGGAAGCGGAGCGGGCCCTGGATGTGGGCTGGAGGGTGGCCATGGAGATGATCGACTCCGGGATCCGGCTGCTCGCCTTGGGGGAAATGGGTATCGGCAACACCACGGCGGCCGCGGCGGTGGCCGCCGCCCTGACCGGGTGGCCCGAGGGGGACCTGGTGGGACTGGGGACCGGGATCGATCCGGTCCGCCGCCAGAAAAAGCTCCAGGCGGTCCGGGGCGCCCTGGCGGTGAATCGGCCGGATCCTTCGGATGCGGTGGACGTGCTGGCCAAAGTGGGCGGTCTGGAGATCGCCGGATTGGCCGGGGCGGCTCTGGCCGGCGCCGCCCGGCGGGTGCCGGTGCTCATGGACGGGTTCATCGCGTCGGCGGCGGTGTTGGCGGCGGTTCACATCGATCCCAGGGCGCTGCCCTACATGTTCGCGTCGCACCGGTCGGTGGAGCCCGGGCATGGTCGAATCCTTCGCTGGCTGGGGCGGGAGCCCTTGTTCGATCTCGATCTTCGCCTTGGGGAAGGGACGGGCGCGGTCCTGGCCATGCCGATGATGGAGGCCGCTGCTCGAATCCTCGATGAGATGGCCACCTTTGAAGAGGCGGGGGTCTCCGATGCCGAAGCCTGA